A single genomic interval of Xyrauchen texanus isolate HMW12.3.18 chromosome 8, RBS_HiC_50CHRs, whole genome shotgun sequence harbors:
- the LOC127648090 gene encoding all-trans-retinol 13,14-reductase-like, whose protein sequence is MLESLKPTSSSYQKMCRPCQKQLSMVQNGDGGLSIFIGLDGTKEELGLKADNYWIFLENNLDDLVEGYMKGNREESAKNVPVIFVASPSAKDLTWQERSPGKSTLTVVSFANYAWFEEWKDDKVKNRSADYKELKEMFINSVVEAVTQIFPKIQDRIEFVDAGTPITNQHYIGAPKGEIYGADHGLPRFSVELNATIRPRTPIKNLFLTGQDLFLCGFAGALTGALTCGSVLLNRYLHLDTFALAKKVKVIGGQAQRKSCLLQSCLGNSPQHSYSPA, encoded by the exons ATGCTGGAATCTTTAAAACCTACCAGCAGCTCCTACCAAAAGATGTGCAGGCCATGCCAG AAACAGCTGAGTATGGTGCAGAACGGAGATGGTGGTCTCAGTATTTTCATTGGTCTGGATGGGACGAAAGAGGAGCTGGGCCTAAAAGCAGATAATTACTGGATCTTTCTTGAGAACAACTTGGATGACCT GGTGGAGGGGTACATGAAGGGGAACAGGGAAGAATCTGCAAAGAATGTCCCTGTGATTTTTGTGGCCTCACCCTCTGCCAAAGACCTAACCTGGCAGGAGAGAAGTCCAG GTAAATCCACCCTAACTGTAGTTAGCTTTGCTAACTATGCGTGGTTTGAAGAGTGGAAGGATGACAAAGTGAAGAATAGAAGTGCAGATTATAAGGAACTGAAGGAGATGTTCATAAATAGTGTTGTTGAGGCGGTGACTCAGATCTTCCCTAAGATACAGGACAGG atAGAATTTGTGGATGCAGGCACCCCAATCACAAATCAGCACTACATTGGCGCACCTAAAGGGGAGATCTACGGTGCTGATCATGGACTTCCTCGCTTTAGCGTGGAACTAAATGCCACCATCAGACCTCGGACACCCATTAAGAACCTCTTCCTAACAG GCCAGGATTTGTTTTTGTGTGGTTTTGCTGGAGCATTGACCGGAGCATTGACGTGTGGTTCAGTTCTCCTGAATCGTTATCTTCACCTGGATACCTTTGCCCTAGCCAAGAAAGTCAa GGTTATAGGAGGACAGGCCCAAAGAAAGTCCTGTTTGCTTCAGTCCTGCCTGGGAAATAGTCCACAACACAGCTACTCCCCAGCCTAG